From Acinonyx jubatus isolate Ajub_Pintada_27869175 chromosome B2, VMU_Ajub_asm_v1.0, whole genome shotgun sequence, a single genomic window includes:
- the TREM2 gene encoding triggering receptor expressed on myeloid cells 2, whose translation MEPLRLLILVAVTELSRAHNTTVFQGMAGRSLQVSCPYNSLKHWGRRKAWCRQLDEEGTCQRVVSTHRSWLLSFLKRWNGSTAIVDDALGGTLTITLRNLQAHDAGLYQCQSLYGDEADTLRKVLVEVLADPLDHLDPGGLWIPEESKSFEDAQVERSMSRGLSEEDIPFPPTPILFLLACMFLGKLLAASALWAAAWHGQKLGTPRAGGLDCSRDPGYQLQTLTGQRDT comes from the exons ATGGAGCCTCTCCGCCTGCTCATCCTGGTGGCCGTCACAG AGCTGTCCCGAGCCCACAACACCACCGTATTCCAGGGCATGGCGGGCCGGTCCCTGCAGGTCTCCTGCCCCTACAACTCCTTGAAGCACTGGGGCAGACGCAAAGCCTGGTGCCGCCAGCTGGATGAAGAGGGCACGTGCCAGCGGGTCGTCAGCACCCACCGCTCGTGGCTGCTGTCTTTCCTGAAGAGGTGGAATGGGAGCACGGCCATCGTGGATGATGCCCTGGGGGGCACACTCACCATTACGCTGCGGAATCTTCAAGCCCACGACGCCGGCCTCTACCAGTGCCAGAGTCTCTATGGTGATGAGGCCGACACCCTCAGGAAGGTCCTGGTGGAGGTGCTCGCCG ACCCCCTTGATCACCTGGACCCTGGAGGTCTCTGGATCCCTGAAGAGTCCAAGAGCTTCGAGGATGCCCAGGTGGAACGCAGCATGTCCAG GGGTCTCTCAGAAGAGGATATCCCCTTTCCACCCACTCCCATCCTTTTCCTCCTGGCCTGCATGTTTCTGGGCAAGCTTTTAGCAGCCAGTGCTCTCTGGGCTGCGGCCTGGCATGGGCAGAAACTGGGGACGCCCCGGGCCGGTGGGCTGGACTGCAGCCGTGACCCAGGTTACCAGCTCCAGACCCTAACAG GGCAGAGAGACACGTGA
- the TREML1 gene encoding trem-like transcript 1 protein isoform X2 — protein sequence MGPNLLMLLLVGLAGQASTSFPEVLQAPVGGSILVQCHYRLQDVKARKLWCRFLPDGCQPLVSSAVDRGAPAGRRMFLTDLGGGLLQVEMITLREEDTGEYGCVVEGAAGTQTLHRVALVVLPPAPTPKEEEENYKVGSLADGPFSDTMGSASPLEPRQDEKSIPLIWGAALLLGLLVAAAVLFAVMAKRKGLFLSGPPHQ from the exons ATGGGCCCCAACCTGCTCATGCTGTTGCTGGTGGGACTGGCAG gccAGGCCTCCACCAGCTTCCCGGAGGTGCTGCAGGCCCCCGTAGGGGGCTCCATTCTGGTGCAGTGCCACTACCGGCTCCAGGACGTCAAGGCTCGGAAGCTGTGGTGCCGGTTCCTGCCCGATGGGTGCCAGCCCCTGGTGTCCTCGGCTGTGGATCGCGGAGCCCCGGCGGGCAGGCGCATGTTTCTCACGGACCTGGGGGGCGGCCTGCTCCAGGTGGAGATGATTACCCTGCGGGAGGAGGACACCGGCGAGTACGGCTGCGTGGTGGAGGGGGCGGCGGGGACCCAGACGTTGCACAGGGTGGCCCTGGTTGTGCTCCCTCCAG CTCCTACCccgaaagaggaggaagagaactaTAAGGTTGGGAGTCTGGCTGACGGCCCCTTCTCAGACACCATGGGCAGTGCCAGCCCTTTGGAACCCAGACAGGATGAGAAGAG CATCCCCTTGATCTGGGGCGCTGCGCTCCTGCTGGGCTTGCTGGTGGCAGCAGCCGTGCTATTCGCTGTGATGGCCAAAAGGAAAG GCCTCTTCCTCAGTGGTCCACCACATCAGTGA
- the TREML1 gene encoding trem-like transcript 1 protein isoform X1, with product MGPNLLMLLLVGLAGQASTSFPEVLQAPVGGSILVQCHYRLQDVKARKLWCRFLPDGCQPLVSSAVDRGAPAGRRMFLTDLGGGLLQVEMITLREEDTGEYGCVVEGAAGTQTLHRVALVVLPPAPTPKEEEENYKVGSLADGPFSDTMGSASPLEPRQDEKSIPLIWGAALLLGLLVAAAVLFAVMAKRKGTRLGVCGQSQSSRVSGKASSSVVHHISDSGLGVDFPSDIPYARLDSPPSFDNATYSSLPFDPPSEDSPSPAQSSSPPLPPKVLMYSKPVTYATVIFPGRDKGGGATCEPTQDPLTSQTPSS from the exons ATGGGCCCCAACCTGCTCATGCTGTTGCTGGTGGGACTGGCAG gccAGGCCTCCACCAGCTTCCCGGAGGTGCTGCAGGCCCCCGTAGGGGGCTCCATTCTGGTGCAGTGCCACTACCGGCTCCAGGACGTCAAGGCTCGGAAGCTGTGGTGCCGGTTCCTGCCCGATGGGTGCCAGCCCCTGGTGTCCTCGGCTGTGGATCGCGGAGCCCCGGCGGGCAGGCGCATGTTTCTCACGGACCTGGGGGGCGGCCTGCTCCAGGTGGAGATGATTACCCTGCGGGAGGAGGACACCGGCGAGTACGGCTGCGTGGTGGAGGGGGCGGCGGGGACCCAGACGTTGCACAGGGTGGCCCTGGTTGTGCTCCCTCCAG CTCCTACCccgaaagaggaggaagagaactaTAAGGTTGGGAGTCTGGCTGACGGCCCCTTCTCAGACACCATGGGCAGTGCCAGCCCTTTGGAACCCAGACAGGATGAGAAGAG CATCCCCTTGATCTGGGGCGCTGCGCTCCTGCTGGGCTTGCTGGTGGCAGCAGCCGTGCTATTCGCTGTGATGGCCAAAAGGAAAG GGACCAGGCTTGGTGTCTGTGGCCAATCTCAGAGCAGCAGAGTTTCAGGCAAG GCCTCTTCCTCAGTGGTCCACCACATCAGTGACTCTGGCCTCGGAGTTGATTTTCCATCGGACATACCGTATGCTAGGCTCGACTCGCCACCTTCCTTTGACAATGCCACCTATAGCAGCCTACCTTTTGATCCCCCATCAGAGGACTCTCCATCCCCAGCCCAATCCTCATCGCCCCCTCTGCCTCCTAAAGTCCTGATGTACTCTAAGCCTGTGACATATGCCACAGTTATCTTTCCTGGAAGGGACAAGGGTGGAGGGGCCACCTGTGAGCCAACCCAAGATCCACTGACTAGCCAAACACCATCCAGCTAA